A portion of the Papilio machaon chromosome Z, ilPapMach1.1, whole genome shotgun sequence genome contains these proteins:
- the LOC123723489 gene encoding splicing regulatory glutamine/lysine-rich protein 1-like translates to MFGFRTPDKKTDNTETSGMEKPGTSRVDPLSNKTSHVRKSIGEWENGKGKATQSPTESIEVEGTRKKVTATKEKNENVRRMSSEIVVISPPKKQSKIAEAKACVTKAKINLNMSRNIKTEIKTGVAEAIDRLYGIVKEMAKELEKGEEKKPNEKERKRENLEKQKEKEKEQGQDLEKEKEKESVLIKKMEEHAKLIEESNAKIRELNDNLEKYQEKEKQTYANVVTQNKGKSMEKNVMHSVVVTAKDENETGEEVLNRIRKAVNAKDGEIAVERIRKAKDRKVIVGCRTEQDRKQLKERLETVKDHLEVQEIKNKNPMVDAERVQVDLQRIRVEDQSPVIQCSMCLGYGHPKRLCKEQVEKCSHCGGPHKKVDCTDWLAGTDPTCCNCKHEKLDRADHNTFSHECPIRKRWDALARSAISYC, encoded by the exons ATGTTTGGTTTTCGTACACCGGATAAAAAGACAGATAACACAGAGACATCAGGAATGGAGAAACCCGGAACATCCCGGGTTGACCCATTATCAAATAAGACGTCCCACGTAAGGAAAAGCATTGGAGAATGGGAGAATGGAAAAGGGAAGGCAACTCAGTCCCCGACGGAATCAATAGAAGTAGAAGGGACAAGAAAAAAGGTAACGGCTACTAAAGAGAAAAACGAGAACGTAAGAAGAATGTCATCGGAGATTGTGGTCATAAGCCCACCAaagaaacaaagtaaaatagcTGAGGCAAAAGCCTGCGTTACCAaagcgaaaattaatttaaatatgtcaaGGAATATTAAGACAGAGATAAAGACTGGAGTGGCGGAGGCTATTGACAGGCTGTATGGAATTGTTAAGGAAATGGCTAAAGAACTGGAAAAAGGAGAAGAGAAGAAACCAAAtgagaaagaaagaaaaagagaaAACTTGGAGAAACAAAAGGAAAAGGAGAAGGAACAAGGACAAGACCTAGAAAAAGAGAAAGAGAAAGAGAGTGTCTTAATCAAGAAGATGGAAGAACACGCAAAATTAATAGAAGAAAGTAATGCAAAAATCAGAGAACTAAATGACAATCTAGAGAAGTACCaggaaaaagaaaaacaaacgtACGCAAACGTAGTAACGCAGAACAAAGGGAAATCGATGGAGAAAAACGTAATGCATTCGGTGGTTGTAACTGCTAAAGACGAGAATGAAACAGGAGAAGAAGTACTGAATAGAATTAGGAAAGCTGTAAATGCAAAAGATGGAGAAATAGCAGTTGAAAGGATACGCAAGGCGAAGGACAGAAAAGTTATCGTAGGATGCAGGACGGAACAGGATAGAAAACAACTAAAAGAAAGGCTAGAAACTGTAAAAGACCACTTAGAAGTACAAGagatcaaaaataaaaatcc AATGGTCGATGCAGAAAGAGTCCAAGTAGACTTGCAGAGAATCAGGGTCGAAGACCAGTCGCCGGTAATACAGTGTTCGATGTGTTTAGGCTACGGACACCCGAAAAGACTCTGCAAGGAACAGGTGGAAAAGTGCAGCCACTGCGGAGGACCGCACAAAAAGGTGGACTGCACAGACTGGCTCGCCGGGACTGATCCAACATGCTGCAATTGCAAGCATGAAAAGTTGGACAGAGCGGACCATAACACTTTCAGCCACGAGTGCCCGATAAGAAAGCGGTGGGACGCCTTGGCGCGGTCTGCCATTTCATATTGCTAA